Sequence from the Ostrea edulis chromosome 8, xbOstEdul1.1, whole genome shotgun sequence genome:
GTTTTTAGTCCTCTATTTTAATAAACAAACGGTTATTTGTAGACGGACAGTCAGGTATTTCTGCACGTGATTTCCTtctaggagttctgagattggtcattgttcatcttcaccttttcacgtGATCATAAGCTGACGTCATGGGATAATACCATATTGGAAATGTGTGGTAGATCAGTCTTATTCAATTGAATTTGAGGTGCAATGTTACGTCAAAATTCTAGTGTATTTCACTATGGAAGACTCTTTACCTAATTGCCTATTGTTATCATTAGATAGGAGGTATAATACTTTACATCTCTTTGCAGGTTTACACACTGAAAAAAGATTGGCCAGAAGTGAGCGGAACATATGAGTGATAGCGACTTTTGATGATAAAATGAGATTTCTTGCGTTGTTTACGCTGTCCATTATATTTTTGCATCATCCtatcacaaaaaattatttttcgtACTCCATGAtccatgtaaatataaatattacgAATCTCCTTACGCATTACATCAACGCCTGCGGGTTTGGATATTTATGCGATTATACAATGAACAGAAACTACAAACATGTGAAAGCGAGGTTCCCAAACTGCCCGCCGTGTCGATGTGACGATCTATGTTTCATCGATGGAAATTGCTGTCCCGATAAGTATTTCAATGCAAGAAATGAACTCCGGTCCGTATACTTGTCGGACAAAATGAAGGAAGAGGACGATATAAAGATGAATTTTATCGATAAATGTCCAGATGGCGCACCCGCAAAAGAGCAACAGGAATGTGAGAAAGACCTTACTCAGTTAGAGCGGTTGTTTTTACCGCCGTGTACGTCATCCATAGGTAAGAAAATCTACTGGAACAAGCACTGTGCTTTGTGTCATAAGGAACGGGAGGAGACACTGGACTTTTGGGGCTTGTACGTGAGCCGTGACTGCAGCGAACAATTGTTTTATCTGAGCTCATGGGAAGAAATCCTAACATATACAGAATCGTCAGGTTGTGTGATGCGCTACAATCCCCCGGGACAGATTCCCTCTTTATCCCCTTACGATGACGTATCAGACCACTGCAAAGACGGAAGCGACGGGGACATCACCAATGCATGTATGTCCAGCTATAATGTGAAATACAGAagctttagaaatattttttgcgcCATGTGTAACCCGTTTTCAGATCTTGATAGAGCGGCCTTCATTTCCTCCTGTCATTACAATGGCCCGTCCCCGTCTCAGACAGATTCAGAGTGGCAGACATTGAAGTTTCTGTGTTACAGTTCCGAACTTTCCAGTCTCACTTACCCGTACAAAAACGTATTTTGTTATATGTGCAATGTGCGCTTTTCAGCACGACAAAAGGTTGAAGAAAACGTGGCACATTATGCTGATGGCACTCTCACTGTGCGACACAGTTTACATGGGGTGGGAAGATATGCGTTTAATGTTTACATTACAGAAGTAAACATTGATAATCTTACCTGGATATATGACGATATTAAATCTGTAGTTAGAGATATTGAGTTGAACAATTTGAGTGAAAGAGACTTGCGTCCGTATGGTGAACGTTCTCTGAACATTAGTCACCTGGCACGAGTTTATTACGCTTCGCTAGGTGCTCACTTCTGTGACATTTCCATAGTAAACGATGCATCACCTGTATATGGAATGTGTGCATGCGATCCATCATGTATCTTTGGGAGAGGCGAAATATGCTGTTTTGAGACAATGGTGAAGACGCCATACACTTGCCTACAGACATACGATGGAAACAGTTACCTTGTAATCAACGGTTGTAGCGATGAAAAGCTGAAGTCCCGAGATCCAATGAAATACACAGCTATGGAACACCTGTGTAACACTGAACTAGATTTCCCAGTTGTGATTAATAAGGTGTCGTATCGAAATATATTCTGCTTGTTATGTAACGAGCATACTTTCGCCGCAGCTACACCCTGGAGCTTTATACTGCGATGTCAAGCAGAAATACCTCTGTTATATCACATGACTATAATTCCAAATATAATCAAAGAAGCTAGGAAGCGAAGATGTATAGTAGATTTCGATACGTCAATGGCCTACCGGTGTTCAAATGAATTTACTCAATGTACATATTTCGACGACCAAAATATTGTTGAAGTTTGCGAGCATACCGGCTTCAAGTTTCTCAAACGTGGGGTGGAGTTCTGTGATATGTGTAGACAGCCGCCCCTCACACGGAAGTCGAACTGCACTCCGGAGAGTCCGTATTACAGTCCCGATTTACAATCTAAGTGCGCGGAATTTCCGGAGGTCAACCATTACGAATTTGGAGATTATAAAAACGTTTTCTGTTTCAAATGTAACGTTTTACGTGTTTCATATCCTGTTGACACTCAGGAAAAGGGAACTAAACACCCATTTATAGAAATCGAAAGACCCATGCAACTCATACTATCAAACCCAGCAAAACAAATGCAGGTACATCTCTTAATCTAGAAAAGAACTTGTAGAAACTTAAACTTAAACTTAAACAGCACACTAGTTCTAGGATATAAAGTGACGGAACCGCTTGTATCTTTTTGTAGACTAATATGATAATTCTGTAGAAATATCCCATCATCGctagcatatggtgtttatatctcttaactgattcaatacacatgAACTTGATCGGCGTacgatcagtttttaaatcgagacaggctactgcaaaacaagttgatggtgcagggtttaaacagtctcgtttaaagtcagcatttcgcaaattctatagtcgttata
This genomic interval carries:
- the LOC130049373 gene encoding uncharacterized protein LOC130049373; translated protein: MNRNYKHVKARFPNCPPCRCDDLCFIDGNCCPDKYFNARNELRSVYLSDKMKEEDDIKMNFIDKCPDGAPAKEQQECEKDLTQLERLFLPPCTSSIGKKIYWNKHCALCHKEREETLDFWGLYVSRDCSEQLFYLSSWEEILTYTESSGCVMRYNPPGQIPSLSPYDDVSDHCKDGSDGDITNACMSSYNVKYRSFRNIFCAMCNPFSDLDRAAFISSCHYNGPSPSQTDSEWQTLKFLCYSSELSSLTYPYKNVFCYMCNVRFSARQKVEENVAHYADGTLTVRHSLHGVGRYAFNVYITEVNIDNLTWIYDDIKSVVRDIELNNLSERDLRPYGERSLNISHLARVYYASLGAHFCDISIVNDASPVYGMCACDPSCIFGRGEICCFETMVKTPYTCLQTYDGNSYLVINGCSDEKLKSRDPMKYTAMEHLCNTELDFPVVINKVSYRNIFCLLCNEHTFAAATPWSFILRCQAEIPLLYHMTIIPNIIKEARKRRCIVDFDTSMAYRCSNEFTQCTYFDDQNIVEVCEHTGFKFLKRGVEFCDMCRQPPLTRKSNCTPESPYYSPDLQSKCAEFPEVNHYEFGDYKNVFCFKCNVLRVSYPVDTQEKGTKHPFIEIERPMQLILSNPAKQMQVHLLI